A genomic segment from Lineus longissimus chromosome 15, tnLinLong1.2, whole genome shotgun sequence encodes:
- the LOC135499814 gene encoding translin-like, with translation MTRQASLSEIFASFEEYMKTESDKREEIRNQVKILEQTARQLITSLQGIHQADGIKHTSDICKTVRGSLETVKSQYKDLGVKIPDGQYYRFHDHWRLVTQRLVFVTALVVYLESERLVTREETAEMLGIHVDKAEGFHIDLDDFLMGLLLVASELSRMCINAVTAGDYTRPLRIGQFVGELDSGFRLLNLKNDALRKRFDALKYDLKKIEEVIYDITIRGLVPGDRQAASPISGSGDSPRAVGATETSLED, from the exons ATGACGAGACAGGCATCCTTATCTGAGATATTCGCCAGCTTTGAAGAGTACATGAAAACAGAAAGTGACAAAAGAGAG GAGATCAGGAATCAGGTGAAGATACTGGAGCAGACGGCTCGGCAGTTGATCACGAGTCTTCAGGGGATTCATCAAGCAGACGGCATCAAACATA cctCCGACATCTGTAAGACGGTACGAGGATCGTTAGAAACAGTCAAGTCTCAGTACAAAGATCTCGGTGTCAAGATACCTGACGGACAGTATTATAGGTTCCATGACCACTGGCGGTTAGTCACTCAGAGACTGGTGTTTGTGACGGCACTGGTGGTCTATCTGGAGTCCGAGAGACTCGTGACGAGGGAGGAGACAGCAGAGATGTTAGGAA TCCATGTTGATAAAGCTGAGGGTTTCCATATTGATCTCGACGACTTCCTTATGGGGCTGCTTCTTGTAGCCAGTGAACTG TCCCGGATGTGTATCAATGCAGTGACGGCCGGAGACTACACGCGACCGCTTCGTATCGGACAATTCGTGGGAGAACTGGACTCGGGATTCAGACTCCTAAATCTGAAAAACGATGCTCTGAGAAAAAGATTTGACGCTTTAAAATACGATTTGAAGAAAATTGAGGAGGTGATTTATGACATTACTATACGTGGTCTCGTACCGGGGGACAGACAAGCAGCGTCACCTATCTCTGGTTCAGGAGACTCGCCTAGGGCGGTTGGTGCTACTGAGACATCCTTGGAGGATTGA